ggactggatggaggaggacatgtagcccatctataacgtgtatgTGGAGTATGGTAAATTGTGAACAGTAGCACTATGAATATATGTAGAcaagtcgtgcacaaatttatcacatgaattggagatgaacttgtatGGCATACtagcatttgtcctttagaatttattcaTGGTAAATGTGATATGTGTatgtgcaacttgtgtggttgttgcacgggctccaacacgctctttaagaaaaaaaaggtggcacaactttgCATATAGGTGACATGGCGGCATCATACAATAGCATCattcgctatagttgtagtatactcctactaggacgacaactcctataaaaccttgcgctcggcactttgcctcttcgggaggttcaacagttcgtactcgtgtgaaccttgcacttggctcttcgcctcttcggaaggtccaataATGATGATACTATaatacaatatgcttctggcaatctgacaccgattgaactgttgcacgtccaccgtgagggcgagggcgaggaagagggagagggcgctgtagtcaaaaccctctcctcgtcctgtgaGCCACTGCGCGCGTGGGGGatggagaggcgtagtaagcaagcttttCCTCATTcggtgagttgacgggacacatcaaagtagtattagtactagtccatactgcgtccttttcggttaacatggcttaatttgaaacgagaaaataCACTGGCGATCAATGTATGTAATAATACGCtatttacggtcactatatatagttttgaggtaattatacgatcactagctcatcgtagagcaccatATTGCACCCTACTAACCGGCCACATTGTCGACGTGGCACTTTATTGACTGGTTAGATTGTCACCTGGTTtatgggtcccacctgtcagttggtagaggaaagaaatcagttaaacaaaatgTTACGCAGGCGCGACAGGAGTCCAACCCTTGTGCGCGAACCACCCTGGTTGTATATGcgagtgcatgcatgtgtactccctcggtcttccaacaaagagtgtacatcggctaaaaaacaaagagtgtacatctacTCTTCGTATGCagttagcctttaatctaaatcgatattgattgactaatgcaccaacttgtgctctaactataggctacatgtctatccttaattacatcatgcaacaaccttcatttaatcttcttctctcaatggtcgcatgcacacataagtctacTACTTTTGGGTGTTAATTATGCCCCGGTCAATGTGTAAAtatctaaatgtacagtctttcacggacgtagagAGTAGGTTgcgcacttgagcgtgagcgtgtgtgttgcatcgtgtgttgtgtgccgcatgggtgagTGTTGCATGTGTCCATGTGTACGTgagagtgttgcatgttgcatgcatgcatgcatgaggcttttactcctcccattgacatgttcatatttcaagcttcctacgttccctccatatggtgatactccatCTGTTTCCAAatacggagtaaaagcctccctctgtttccaaatacggagtatttgtctttctatagatttcaacaagtgactacgtatggagcaaaatgagtgaagtgaacGTAGTGGCATAGGGATATCATAGATAGGAAGTCTTCgtgatccattattccccatctcggtcagagagaactattcaactaatcttcacagtgaagtgacaatacatgctgcagcagatgggacacttaattaataagctgaacgagcgtgttggtgttaccaaatcagccttacccagtactacCATCATGTTTGCGAGTGGAGCACGCTTCCGCAAATACGCCTATGCACCTttctcctccattaactgacatatgaTCCCTCTTGAGGTAAACCCACATGTCATCGGcgtaactatttacactccgaaggatggtatatcctggtagtagtactagtagaattgagatttaatgcactttcttACCCATCTTTcactcttcctcctcctctcttctttttcctcctctcttccccatcgtcgaccgcacaccatttccccccgctcactgctcgtcctcccgcgccatcttccttggtagctcgcgcgtaccatatccccccgctcactgctcggccacacacGCCATCTTCTTTGCCCACCCGCCcaaatccacttccccgctggctcgcaggcactgAAAACCCCGCGCCCTAAGAAACCCTATGACAGAACCGGCTGACACGCAGAGCCACGCTGGAATTCCCTCCCTGATGTTCTCTTGGAGAAGATCTATAATTGTATGGACCTGCTCAGCACCGTCcttctggccgcatgctcggtgtctttgcaCCGTCTACTCAtctgcaaccggccggctcttttcaatGCACCCTGCTtactgatgcccgatcctcgcaggtggcccagacactgACTTGACGGTCCTATGGAGGTtgtcgtggtgcccctcgacatgctaccactaccggtccacctgtccttcatgcgcggccactactgggcgggtatgaaggccaactggatcatcctcatcgaccaatccggtagtccgtggcgtctcgtggatatctacacccagcgagagatcacccttccatcgttggataccgctgccatcgagcctcgcggcccgccagACACTCCttcctactacgcacgagacgcatCGAGCTTTTGACTCGATCTCTGTTTGCTaaaagttgtaatctgcgaagtgcccacaccatcagaagactacatggattataagctcattgccttgttcaacatgggattagtctatctggaatccgatcgccatacatggttatggctcattgTCAATCCTACTGAGGCAACATTtatgtctgatgctatagtgcccgatggcatcgtttacacggtcgacgcacagattggctgcctatactggtggaatctatcgtcgtgtaatttttcgatctcatctttaccttatgaatatgaCTGCTTGTTCATTGTTATGAATTTAGAATAGATAGTATGTCTATAaacacatcattgctatatgttcctctcatttcctagatttttatgaccacacatgttattgttagagttgatatgataacaattggcatctaatgattgttagaatagatattatgagcataatctcatgattgctatatgttactctcatttgCAAGATTTTTAAAACAACGCATGTTatttgcttagagttgatatgagaacagtaatAAGTGCTAttgtagaatatgagtaggccatgtcatagctgttttcctctcattgttacatgatgtttgaaccatgacatattgctagaatatgaaagacattggcttattttttaacttggggtatgactATGACCATGCAATTGCAATTCTCtatctatgatatgtgtcactgttataataatcttaattccacacatactctgaacatgattgtttatttttgtacttttggtctccaatttgaattgttgtagtagacgcaaatgcgctggaCTTCATGATTctaggacctggaatcatactaGTCGATGgttggtggtttatcgctcgttcagctgacgacggtcatttgatgctcattcgcacgtatCAAATTGACCAAACCCTTACATCAAATCACCTGCAGTACAATGCCTGGAGCGTTcctgacattgatggctatggatGCTTCATGTTCGAGAAATATCCCAGCTctgttgggccaggcgtattcaactggaggcgggtttacaacCTCGACAACCACTTCATGTTCcccgggctcaattatccgatcatccaaccaatcattgATCATATCACTGGCGATGATTACCGTGCTATGCAACTTTCATTCTTCAGGGGGgactgtgtttacacatcataccatgggtttcatgaatcaccatatccagagattcgtcaaCACAGCTtattgccagataatcttcagtgtgtgaaaggcatcaagcttccatgcgatggatggcttttgcaaacccgacatgcggcgatgtggttcatgccaacaacaaatatgcacaacttgatttgTACTGATATCTAAACTGAGCCATGTAACCAGCTGCTGTAGCAccaccctcttttgttggatattatgtactatTGTAAGTtcgaagcactcctctggtttgaaagATAGATACCTTTTCGGGATCAAGTGCATTCTAACTCACCTACGTAGGATGTATGGATAATGATGATGGAAATGCTGTGTAGAAGCCGTATCTACTACCACTATAAAAGGACGAGAGGGCGGAGAACCGAATCATCTCATCCATTAAAGCATATGATCTGATGGTCTAAATCACTCCAACACATCAAACGTGTTTTACACTTTAATTACCCATCCTGCCACTCCTAAACTCCTCCACCTCTTCTGAGAAAAACTGCTTAGACTGATCGCACGCACGCCGCGCACCACTTCCTCCTCGCACGTTCGCATGCACAAGAGCGCTCCATCCCCAACCTCCCTCCTCTCCCGATCGGCGCCTCACCTCCCCGTCCCCGCATCCTCGGTGCCAAGCCGCCCTCCCTGCACCCGCATCGCCGCCCCTAGCATGCCGTTCGCTCCGCACGCATACCACCGATGACCCTGACCGTCGTGAACCCGATCTGGCCGGGCATCCAGGGGAACACCGGCAGTGAGGTCCTGGAGGGGGCAGCTTCTTCCTCCCGTCGCTCTCCCATCGCTCCTTCCCGGCGCCCACCCACGCCTGGTCCAGCCGCATCTGGGCGCGCACCGGCTGCGCGACAGGCGACTGCGACGGGCGGCTCCAGTTCTCCACCGCAGGTCTCCCTCCACCACGGCGGCAACGAGCAATCGTCCTACGGGGTGAGCGTGGTGGACAGCTTCAACGTGGGCCTCTCCGTGACCCCGCACAAGGGCCGCGACAACTGCCCCGTCTTGGCCTGCTGCAAGGACCTGACCCAGAGCTGCCCGGGCGAGCTGCCTGTGCGTACATGATGTTCATCCTCGGCTTGTCACACACGCAATCTTCTCGGCTTAATTCCATCTCTTCCCCAATTGGAAACAAATCAGCATGAGACTCAGCCTTGCCAAGGTCGAGAACGCCTCACAGATATGTATGAGGACGTCTAATCGAGATTTCCGGCTGCAGGGCGCAATTAGTGGAAGAAGGTATTACGATTTTCCAGATTGTGATTAATTGCTTCTCAACTCAATTCCCCTCTTCTATAGTCTTGTGAGATCGTTCATTCATTCATAAAGATCATCCTCatacatatctctttctcactcTGATTTCATGTTTTGATTGGGATTCGAAAAGAGGAACTGAGATGTATGTTCGTGACTTGTAAGCAGCAACAAAATTTAGCAATTTATATTTTTCTAGCCATCCAAATATCTTGCTCCATACCTTTCTTAGAATTTTTTATTTGCTCAGCAGTGTTCTTAATTACTTGTACCCTATATATTTGTGTGCTAATTAGCAAGATTGTTAGTATATCCATCTGGTAATGAGAATGAAAACTGGCATATGACTTGACTGAGGCCTCGAAAGGAGCATAAACAATTTGTTAGAATACAGACGAGTACTTCTACTGCTAGGAATTCAGAACAACTAGCTTAGTTACTGCTGAGGAACAACCTAATGAAAAATTATAGGATGACAATATATTGAGTAAGCATGAAACTGTTACTTATTCACCTAATAAAAAACATGCCAATTGACTGCAACTTTTACTGTGAATGTTTATGAACCCACTTTTCTGAATAACTAAGATGATAAGGCAACAAAATTATAGTGTATCAAGTATTTATTTGCAACTGAAATAGAAAAACAGCATATGTTTATGTGGCCTTAGGGGTTAGGGCCCCTTTTTGTTGTCTTTCCCCAGGCCCCTAAATTCTCAGGACCGGCCCTGGCTCCAAGTCCGTGGCCGACCTGGTTACCACCGTCCGGATGTTCAAGGTGGTCGTCCCAAGAGCTCTAAGGTGTGGCCGCCCCACCATCGGCTGGTGCATGTCTTGTTTGTTATACTACATTTCTAGGCATCCGTACAACCTGGAGGAGCTTTGTCTTTCTGTACCGAAACATCTATGGTGTGCTTTTGTCTAAAATCCGTTAACAAGTAGAGCAATGGTCGGCCCTGCATTAGCATATGTAAGGAATTTTAGATGGTAATACTTTTACCACACAGACAACCTGAAATTCAATGGCTAATAATTGACTAATATCATGCGAGGTTCTAATATGTCAATGACTAATATACTCTAGAGAACTTATGTCCATGAGTATCCATCAGTATTTCCAGTGTATTGCTAAATTTTCTCAGTGTGGACTTGCCACTTTTTACCTTCAAGATCCCTGTAATTTTTTAAGATGACTTTTGTCAGTTAACTGGAGATGTTCCGTCATTCAAACATGTTGATGGCCAAGCAAAATATTCAGGTATACTGGAAACATCCGTAGCTATACGCATATACCTTAGTGGCACACTTTACTGTAGTAGTATGTTTATATGCAAAAGAATTAAAAGCTGATATACCCAGGCTATCCTAATTCATGCATGTTTGTGCCTTCCAGGTGATGTGCCCAACATGCTTCTGCACGAGAGTTTGCTATGGGAAGTAAGCATGAGGTGTGCCTGCTGGTTATGCAAAAAAATAGATGTGTCTAACAATTGCATTCTACTTTTGTGGTAAAGCCTGAATAAGTATTTGCTGTATACTCTAAACACTTACAGCAAGATGAAGCTGGCACAGTGAGGTATTTGAACAAGATTCATAAGGATCGTCTACTACTCATGCAAGAGCAAGTCAACATCCATCTCACTTGTATGCCTGCAGGCTAGAGACGGGTCACATTTGGTTGCACATGGGAGTTGTTCTTGTGAACGTGGGTGATGAGATTGACACAAAGCTGCCGAGGAAGGAGCGGGTGACATTTGTTTCTAAAGGGTATCGAGTTTCATATGTTTTTATCTCCTTTGTTATTCTGATTACGAGTCGCATTACCAATCATTCAACAATTATAGTTTGATATTTTAGTTCCATCTCAATCATTCATTTATGCCTGATCAGCCATGAACGTGCAACTACATTAAAGTTTGCATTAAAATTTTGTTTGCAAATAGAGGTCAGCGAAGCCTTTTCTTGGCCCAGACAGACCTGCACCGCCTGCCCACCCGACAGGAGCTATAACTATTCTACATATTTAGGAGACATTTAATATTGTGTGCGGCGTGCAGGCTATTCATTTAGGACATGATTTCCTTTCAAAAAGTATATATTTTGGCCAGATTTTTTTTACACTGAGAGGCTTAAATTCTCTGGATATATCTCACTTTGGGGTTTGTATTTTGCTATCCTCGACCATGATAATTAATGGTATATTCTGTGGCATAGAGATTATGCCTCATGTATGTAGTGACGCAAAGGACCCGTGTACACGCGTCACATAGAGGAGGCGGCTGATAGCAGGCAAGCGTTTCCCAAATATCATATTATAGTACTAGCTTTCTAGAATTAAATGGAACTACATATTGTTTTCAACTTCTAAGCAATGTATTTATATGCCTATTTGACAAATTCCCCTTTAATCTGAATCACAAGAAACAGAGAGTATACAGAGAGTGCGTGGGAGAAATTTACGTGCCATCATGAGGAAAGAGGGAACAACCTACGGTAGTATGTTATACTGACCAGTCTAAATTGTAGTTCTATTTTCTTTTTCAACCAGATTTTTTTCTTGAGATCAATATATGTTGTATACTCAAATCATGTTGTATTAAGAAGTATCATGACAAAATTATCTTCTCTAATTACTTGTTATGTTTGACAATGGGATGTTGGGGGATTAATTAGTAGATTCAATGTTCTTATTTTACAAACTATCGGAGACCTAATGGATGGAACATATATATATTATTGTATTTACGCAGCAACATGACTCCACCCTCTGCTGTTCTATTTTAAAATACATCTTAAGTGATAATTAATTTGTTGTCCCGCAAAGCAATTTTACGGGCCCGGTTGAGTCATTTTGCAAGTTTTTGTTTGAAATTCTACCGGCGCTGCAAGGTTATGTCTTAATAGTGCAATGAACTCTTATTTTTATGCCTGATGTATAAGTACAAATTTGTTATATTTTAATATTTCATGATTTTGACAACCTGAGTAACTATCATTGGTATCCACTTCAAGAATTACTAGCATTGGTACCTGATGCTTCATCTTGTTGCAGTGCTGATTCTATATCTCGAGCAAAGCAGATTCTTACCTCGATACCTGCAAGAGCAAGAGAAGCATACAACCATAGCCAGGTAATCGTGTCATTCACAGATCATTGGTGACAGAGGCATATTTTCTTTAAAGGTGCCTCTGTTTCATAACATGTCTGATTATGTGTCGCGGGATTATATATTGGGGGCACTAGCTAGCAAAACAAGTAATTCTTGTAACCCATCAAGTCGGGTTCATACCAGCTGCTGACTTCATACTGGTAATAACATTATCCTTACAATCGAAGCACTACTTTTTAGAGGCTAATGCACATGGTATATATGTTGTTTCAAATTTATCAGCAAGTTAAGTTGTTCAATTCGATGTGTTGTTTATGCATGTTTCCTGATGAGAATAATACAACAGATTCTGCATGAAAGTTTTGCTATCTTTTGTAACATTTCTCATTAGAATGTTCATGGGATAATGGGCCCTTGGTCTCTCATTTGTGCTTTATTTTTCTCATGGCACATGCTCAAGGATGGTCATATCGCCCAAGATGGAAAATATGAGGATCTTCTCCAAGCTGGAACTGAGCTCAATGCATCAAGAACAAAATCAATTGAAGCAACACTTCGTGTATAATGTATTGTGAACCTTGGATTGAGCTCATGTGTGTGGTTTATGTATTGTGAGCCTTGGATTGAGGTCATGTGTGAGGCTAATGTATTGTGAGCCTTTTACTTTGTAATATGTGATAATGATGTGACAGGCTCATGGATTATGGACACCAAATTTATGTGGCAATTCTGTAATGTGGAGTACCCATGATGACATGACAATGCCTAAATAATGCCAATTTTTCTGTCTAATATACTACTGATAATTCTGGGGAAGTTTTACATAGATTTGAAAATACATTTAAATTTAATTCATCCCATTTTTTGTCAAATTTTGACAAAAAATGAAAATTTTCAGAACAATTTGAAATTTCTGTAAAATCAAAAATAATTGTGTATTTTTGGCTCTATGCATATGATGCTGCTTGAAAAATATTTTCTTGATTTGTAATATTTTTTAGTGCAACCAAACCATCTTTTTATGTATGTTATTCTCACATATATTTGTATATTAGAATTAGTTGAGACGTGCGTTGGCACGTGCAAACTTActagtatatataaaaaaaggtGGGTCTATTATGATAACATCCTTAACAATCTTATTCTCCTGACTCTGGGTCTTATTCTGTTAACAGTTTCGGACTGCTTCCTACCCGAAAATAAACCACGCCCGCCCGCCCACCCACCCACCCGCCCACTATCTCATCCACCCCACGCACCAACCCCACGCCCAACACGCCGGGGCGGCCAACACCTCGCACCGCCTGCCCCGGCTAGAACCACCCCGGCCACCGCCGCGCGCTGCCCCGTCTCGGCCACCACCGCCCGCCGCCCGGCCACGGCCAGCACCACGCGCTGCCCCGCCCCGGCCAGCACCACCCGCCACCCCGCCACGTCCACCACCACGCGCGGCCCCGCCCCGGCCACCACCACGCGTCGCCCTCTCCACCTGGCCCACAGCCCTCCATTGCCTGTCCCGACCTGGATCCGGCGTGGATCCACCGTCGCCATCAGCGGCTACACTGGATTTGGGGACTCCCGCCACCGCCCGGTGCAGGTGGAGCGTGGCGCCGCCGGATGCCCCTGCCTCCTACTCCGACGACCCGCTGCTCCCAGAGCCCAGACGCGCCAACAACCCCGTCTCCAGGATCCTCTAGATCCGGGCTCTTCTGCGGCCCCTAGCCCACAAACCCTTCCTCCCCCCGAGCTTCCACTGGGCATCGATTTGTTGCATCTCGACGCCGGCGAGAGAGGAAATCCACCTTGACGCCGGCGAGGTTCATTTTGGATTCGCAGGGGATTGGGTTGCTCCTCCCATGCAGTCCACCCTACTGTCAGCGCTCACACTCATTTCCCCCCTACTGCCAACGTCAACAGGGAAAGAAGAAAGACTACCACCCGTGTCCTTCACTCGATCAGGTGCCCACCGACGACCACGATGTGCAGATCGGCGAACCCCTCGCGTGGAGCTCTCTCTTCACCGACATGTAGTTCCTTGACACCTCCATCCATGCCGCAGGTACAAAAAAtgcccagatcaaattcttcaatgTTTGTTCTTCACTCACGGCGAGCAATGCAGGTTGCTCTTCCGTTGCAGGGCACTTGGGTCGTCGGTACAGTACCCAAAAACCAGTGAACTGCGCCCGAGCTTCCGTCCACTGCCTGCAGCTCATTTGGTTCAAGTTTCACGTGTGCGTGGCCATGGATGTGCAGTACGGCAGTGCACATCGTGCAGCTCGCCCTCTGCGCAGTCCACACAAAAAAGGCTCGGGCACCAATTTGTGTGGCTGGCTAACGCATCGCTATGAGCGACCGGTTCACTTCTTTTTAATGGGATGGGAGGCGCatttcacttatatattttgtgCAGCTCGGCCCAGAGCAACATGCGGCTCTATCGGCGGCGGCTTGCAGTTCCGACCACGAGGTCATGCAGTACGCTGACGCCCTCCATGTTCCCCATCTCCACTTGCAGTCCAGTCACTGGATGCGTGAAGAACGTTTCACTGGATGCGTGAAGAACGTTTCACTGGATGCGTCTAAAATGTCATAGTGTTGATGCAAATGACAGATCTTTGCTGATTTTACAAACCTGTTTGGCAGGATTTGGTAAATTGATTAGACCAAGGGAATTTGTTTGAAGGTTTCATTGTGTGAGTTACTAAGCTATATAATGGATAACATGGTTATTATTTTAATAGTAACTTTAGCTGACCACCGCATACAGAATGAAGATGGAGCTAGTTAGTAGCCTGTAAGGCATATGGACATGATACTATTGGTTTCTTTAATTTCCGTATTATTCTATGAACACAGAGCAATTATGATATGTTGTGACCCTTTGAATTAGAATTAGAGTTAATTACACCTGGGGTACATAAACTTTCGCGGCGGTAACGGATTCATACACAAACAAAAAAAAACCATAAAAGTCATACATTAACTCTGATGCGGATTCGTTTAGCTACAAAACGCATGCAAAGTGGACAGATGGGCTGCCACGCACGCAATGGGGTCGGCCGTGTATGCATTTTTATCTTTGCAGTTACCCCCCTTAGTTTACTGAGATTTAACCCGTGGCCATTCTTTCTGTATCCCAATCCCCTTCTTCAAATCCCTAGCTGCGAAGGTGACGCGCCGGCCCGGTCGTGCACCATGGAGAGACGACGCGGTCATGCGCCATGGAGAGGCGTTGGGAACAACGTTTTCAACCAAGCCGGCGGCTCTGTCAACGGCGGCTTGGACCAAACCGACGGCGGCTCTGTCAaccaaggcggcggcggcggctctggCACCGGATGCGACATGGATGGCGAGTGGATAGTCACATCAGAGCTTAGTTTTGGCTCCAAAAAAGCGATGAAGGTATGTTCTTTCCTCGATTTTCTTGTTGTATTTCTTGTTTTTGATTTCACTTTGGAATTTTAGGGGGCATGCGGAATTAGGGTTTCCAATGAAGGATTTGGTGCGGCTGAATGTGGGTGCAAATTGACGCCAGTTATTAGGGTTTgcaatgaaggatttgatgcaggCCGACGATTTCTGAGTTGTCCATACGAGGTATGAGATAAGTTTTTTTATTTGTTTCACTGAATTTTGCACCGTATGACAATTTTGACTGGATGTGTTTCTGTAATTTGAAATGTACAGGGGTTAAACTCTTGTGGGTATTTGAGGTGGATGGATGATGCATGGCAGGGCAGATCAAGGGTGGTAATTGGAAAGCTTGCAAATGACAACCAGAAGCTACAAAATGCTTTGCTTGACAAGGAACAAGACATTCAGAggatgaagaaagagaggaaTAAATTAGATGAGCAGAGAAAAAGTAGGGAAAAATTAGATTTGTTTCTAGTACTTGTTGTTCTTGCAAGTGTAGTGATTTATGCTCTAGTTGCATTGGTTAGTAGGGGATTTGTGTGAGGATTTCAAGTATGTGTGACTGTATGATGAACAAGTTTGTCaagtttgaaaattttcatgcCCAGTTATTTGTCTTTCTTAATCTGCAAATTTGACAAGTTATATTATCCAACACAGAAATTCAGACAAATAAACTCTCAAATGCAAAATAAGTAGAACACTGAAGAAATTCACTGGATTGACACTGAATTTCTCTGAAGAAGTTCAGTACAGAGTACAATAGTGATTAAAACAAACTGAGTAGAACAAAGTTGACTTGATTAACACAAACTGACTTGAGCATTAGAAGATAACAGCACAAACTAACTTGGGCAATAACACAAACTAACTTGGGATAAATTGGAGAACTCGGAACTTTCTGAAACTCTCATCACTGCAACAAGAACAGAGTTCTGAAACTCTGAACTTTCTCAACCTCTAGTCCTCGTCGGACGATAGGTCGATGTACTCCGTGACCGGGCGACTGCAGCTTGGCTCCGGACCATGGCTGACATGCGCTGGTGCCTTCTCCGCGGCTGCAGCCTGCCTCCGGACCATGGCGTCGCGTGCCGCACTGTGGTGTGCGACGGCCTGCCGCACTCTAGCTGCGTCTGATGCCTGAACATCTGCGCGGAACCCCAGGACTACTTGGTGCTCGTCGGCGGTGAACATGCGAGTGGATTCTTCCCTCACCGCGGTGTCATTGGAGATGGCAACGACACGTCTGTCGATGGCCGCTTGCAGGTCACGGCTGGCGTGTTCCCTGCGGACTGTGCCGTACGAATTCAGCAGGGCAGTCTGCTGATCAACGGCGGGCACCAGGGCTGGGAGCGGCTGCTGCTCGGGTTGGAGGGGAGCGTGCTCCCATGGCTCCCATGGCTCGTGCTGGAGGGGAGCGTGCTCCCATGGCTCCCATGGCTCGGGCTCGGGCGTGGTAGGAGAGGGATTGGGCGGCGGAGCAGGGGTGGAAGAGGAACGGGGACGCGCAACGTGATCCCATGTCCCGATGATTGTTGCCTAGGTGGTGATGAGCTTGCGCACCATGTCAGTGGACGGAAGTGGCTCGAGTTTGTCCATGGTGACCATGGCTTTTGTAGAGGCCGAGCGGCGATGGCGGGAAAAGGCGAAGGCGGGAAGAGGCGTTGGC
This window of the Triticum urartu cultivar G1812 unplaced genomic scaffold, Tu2.1 TuUngrouped_contig_2421, whole genome shotgun sequence genome carries:
- the LOC125526958 gene encoding uncharacterized protein LOC125526958 isoform X3 yields the protein MGSKHEQDEAGTVRLETGHIWLHMGVVLVNVGDEIDTKLPRKERVTFVSKGADSISRAKQILTSIPARAREAYNHSQDGHIAQDGKYEDLLQAGTELNASRTKSIEATLRV
- the LOC125526958 gene encoding uncharacterized protein LOC125526958 isoform X1, translating into MRLSLAKVENASQICMRTSNRDFRLQGAISGRRPLNSQDRPWLQVRGRPGYHRPDVQGGRPKSSKLTGDVPSFKHVDGQAKYSGDVPNMLLHESLLWEVSMRCACWLCKKIDVSNNCILLLW
- the LOC125526956 gene encoding uncharacterized protein LOC125526956 isoform X1; this translates as MRIRLATKRMQSGQMGCHARNGVGRVCIFIFAVTPLSLLRFNPWPFFLYPNPLLQIPSCEGDAPARSCTMERRRGHAPWRGVGNNVFNQAGGSVNGGLDQTDGGSVNQGGGGGSGTGCDMDGEWIVTSELSFGSKKAMKGACGIRVSNEGFGAAECGCKLTPVIRVCNEGFDAGRRFLSCPYEGLNSCGYLRWMDDAWQGRSRVVIGKLANDNQKLQNALLDKEQDIQRMKKERNKLDEQRKSREKLDLFLVLVVLASVVIYALVALVSRGFV
- the LOC125526956 gene encoding uncharacterized protein LOC125526956 isoform X2, coding for MERRRGHAPWRGVGNNVFNQAGGSVNGGLDQTDGGSVNQGGGGGSGTGCDMDGEWIVTSELSFGSKKAMKGACGIRVSNEGFGAAECGCKLTPVIRVCNEGFDAGRRFLSCPYEGLNSCGYLRWMDDAWQGRSRVVIGKLANDNQKLQNALLDKEQDIQRMKKERNKLDEQRKSREKLDLFLVLVVLASVVIYALVALVSRGFV
- the LOC125526958 gene encoding uncharacterized protein LOC125526958 isoform X2; its protein translation is MGSKHELQQDEAGTVRLETGHIWLHMGVVLVNVGDEIDTKLPRKERVTFVSKGADSISRAKQILTSIPARAREAYNHSQDGHIAQDGKYEDLLQAGTELNASRTKSIEATLRV
- the LOC125526956 gene encoding uncharacterized protein LOC125526956 isoform X3, yielding MDGEWIVTSELSFGSKKAMKGACGIRVSNEGFGAAECGCKLTPVIRVCNEGFDAGRRFLSCPYEGLNSCGYLRWMDDAWQGRSRVVIGKLANDNQKLQNALLDKEQDIQRMKKERNKLDEQRKSREKLDLFLVLVVLASVVIYALVALVSRGFV